In Fusarium falciforme chromosome 10, complete sequence, a single genomic region encodes these proteins:
- a CDS encoding HET domain-containing protein has protein sequence MSSLNLTESPFPLGDTEDEIRRDPKLCRTCWDLYAGSATTAVPLPGISMHEHSGFTNAAKATKEGHVDKAPTWASSGRIDYASWQIQVYLPDIPESRASGCVSCLLLTEVLNKLTNGTVDFQDPELWLEIIFCKGNAMRVKLVRGDPPDDFDMFSDGRGGDWDVIEAYELYTLPGSPCPWPTIGPCMTIEKPDWSLPAEIGGHARHVELDPASESSFDRIKRWIKICKTEHAVCSEAEAKITRDLPKRVIDIGPESNDGIHVFERDNPTERIDEPYIALSHCWGKTQHLVSKKATIDERKRNIPFESMAKTFQDAVIISRKLGIRYIWIDSLCIIQDDDDDWQTEAAKMASIYNGAELVLSATGSVDGSGGCLFKRDPYVTVSGTFPDGKSWEVYGRKTLQHGVFGWNVENNMAKGSSNPIAGTRQTDVQDHPLMTRAWCFQERLLATRVLHYTKNEIVFDCLSSMECECGALEKHDEDPLIPARRIMKTGHKYITGTKSLRAGRTWLTNPRQGEDKEFDQHHELWRDLIVQYSQKQITQRTDGLPAVAGLAHEWRNGLTGKYLAGLWEKDLLNHLRWMPDEAESEEEPDEKKPRKKPEYIVPSWSWLSAQRGVTWGVESFVDDTFFVDVDLSRTDCQPKKENNPLGAVGSGYIFLTGRIMPLTFSIRGKTVWLEKKGHETTKELERPDNLSRLRNLPDKVVYCLRFCRRPTTRNAYDDDSALVLVKADAEARGDQPDEVRGYEHVYQRVGFIRNYMTNAWEHERDSEKIGLYVI, from the exons ATGTCCTCACTCAACCTTACCGAGTCGCCATTTCCTCTGGGGGACACCGAAGATGAGATCAGACGGGATCCAAAGCTATGCCGAACTTGCTGGGACCTTTACGCCGGCTCAGCTACCACGGCTGTTCCGCTCCCGGGTATCTCGATGCACGAGCACTCTGGCTTCACCAACGCGGCCAAAGCAACCAAGGAGGGACATGTTGATAAGGCCCCGACCTGGGCAAGCTCTGGGCGCATAGACTATGCCTCATGGCAGATCCAAGTTTACCTCCCCGACATTCCAGAATCGCGGGCATCGGGTTGTGTGTCCTGTTTATTGCTAACAGAGGTCTTGAACAAGCTCACCAACGGGACTGTGGACTTCCAGGACCCCGAGCTTTGGTTGGAAATCATTTTCTGTAAGGGGAATGCAATGAGGGTTAAGCTCGTGAGAGGAGATCCGCCGGATGACTTTGACATGTTCTCGGATGGGCGGGGAGGAGACTGGGATGTTATCGAAGCTTACGAATTGTACACTTTGCCAG GCTCTCCATGTCCGTGGCCAACTATTGGACCATGCATGACTATCGAGAAACCAGACTGGAGTTTACCGGCAGAGATTGGCGGTCATGCCAGGCACGTCGAGTTGGACCCTGCATCTGAATCATCTTTTGATAGGATTAAGAGATGGATCAAAATATGCAAGACGGAACACGCCGTTTGTTCTGAAGCCGAGGCCAAGATAACGCGAGACCTCCCGAAACGAGTCATCGATATTGGTCCTGAGTCAAACGACGGGATCCACGTTTTTGAACGGGATAATCCCACCGAGAGGATTGACGAGCCGTACATTGCGCTGTCTCATTGCTGGGGAAAGACCCAGCACTTGGTCTCAAAGAAAGCGACTATTGATGAGCGGAAGAGGAATATCCCGTTTGAGTCGATGGCCAAGACGTTCCAGGATGCAGTCATAATCTCGAGGAAACTGGGAATTCGCTACATTTGGATCGACTCGCTTTGCATCATtcaagatgatgacgacgattgGCAAACAGAGGCAGCCAAGATGGCTTCCATCTACAATGGGGCAGAATTGGTACTCTCTGCCACTGGCTCGGTGGACGGCAGCGGGGGCTGTCTATTTAAAAGGGATCCATACGTGACGGTTTCTGGAACCTTTCCGGATGGCAAGTCTTGGGAGGTCTATGGTCGAAAGACCCTTCAACATGGCGTGTTTGGGTGGAATGTGGAGAACAACATGGCAAAAGGCTCTTCAAATCCCATCGCGGGTACGAGGCAGACAGATGTTCAGGACCACCCTCTGATGACTCGAGCTTGGTGTTTCCAAGAAAGGTTGCTGGCGACGCGGGTCCTCCACTACACCAAGAACGAGATTGTCTTTGACTGCCTCTCTTCGATGGAGTGCGAGTGCGGTGCCTTGGAGAAACACGACGAAGACCCGTTGATACCCGCCCGCCGCATCATGAAGACGGGACACAAATACATCACGGGAACCAAGAGCCTCAGGGCCGGTCGGACATGGTTGACTAACCCTCGTCAGGGAGAGGACAAAGAGTTTGATCAACATCACGAACTATGGCGCGACCTGATTGTTCAGTATTCCCAGAAGCAGATCACGCAAAGAACAGACGGTTTACCCGCCGTGGCTGGGTTGGCCCACGAGTGGCGTAACGGTTTAACGGGGAAGTACCTCGCGGGTCTGTGGGAGAAGGATTTGCTGAACCATTTGCGCTGGATGCCTGATGAGGCGGAATCTGAGGAGGAACCCGACGAGAAGAAACCCAGAAAGAAACCAGAGTATATCGTTCCTAGTTGGAGCTGGCTGAGTGCTCAGCGAGGTGTCACATGGGGTGTCGAGAGCTTCGTCGATGACACGTTTTTTGTGGACGTCGACCTGAGCCGTACCGATTGCCAACCCAAGAAAGAAAACAACCCTCTTGGAGCAGTGGGATCGGGCTATATATTCCTCACAGGCCGCATCATGCCCCTCACCTTCTCCATCAGAGGCAAAACCGTCTGGCTAGAGAAGAAAGGCCACGAGACCACGAAGGAGCTTGAAAGGCCCGACAACCTGTCTCGGTTGCGTAACCTGCCGGATAAAGTGGTGTACTGTCTCAGATTCTGTCGCCGTCCGACCACGAGGAACGCGTATGATGACGATTCGGCCCTTGTCCTGGTCAAAGCGGATGCGGAGGCCCGGGGAGACCAGCCGGACGAGGTCCGAGGGTACGAGCATGTGTACCAGCGGGTTGGGTTCATAAGGAATTATATGACCAATGCTTGGGAGCATGAGCGTGATTCCGAGAAAATAGGCCTGTATGTTATTTGA